CATTGCGTTACCAGCTCAATCAACCGCCAGCCGGAAATCCCTATTATGTCGCGGCAATTCGTGCCAAATCGGACACCGGCACCGGCTCCTTCGACGTTCCGTACGACATCAAAACCGGCTTGGCGACCGAGTTGCCGACCGGCTCCGGATTTTGGGGGCTGCAAGGGACGCTTTCCGCGATCGTACCTTCCGACCCGGCCGTGTTTTTCGGCAGCCTGAGTTATATGTGGAATATCAAGAAAGATGTCGACAAAACGATTGCTTATCGCGTGCCGGATACGACGGCCCTTGTCCCCAACCAGTTCACGGTCAAGGAAGAACATGTTGGTGAAGTCGATCCTGGCGACGTCTATCAGATTGCCATCGGCATGGGTTTCGGTATCAATGAGCGCAGCTCGTTCAGCTTGTCATACGACCACAGCATCATCACCAAGACCAAGATCAATGGCTCGATTCCGGAGGGTTCAACCTTTGTGCAGGTCGGGATACTGCAACTCGGCCTGTCCTACAGGATCAACGCCAGTACTACGGCGAATCTGAGTCTGGGCATCGGCACGACCGACTACTCCCCCGATGTGCAAATGACCCTTCGACTGCCGGTCACCTTCTGACCGCCGAGCTTTAAGCCCAACGAAATCGGGGGCCAAGCCCCCGATTGTCATTCATTGCGTCGTCCAAACGACCTGCCTACCGAATCCCCTGCACGACACTGTTTCTCAGGGAGTCCAGCACCCGATTATTCAACGCCTGCGAAAACGAACTGCTTGATACATTCAATACCGTGCTTGCCTGAATGACGCGATTATCGACATTGTTCTGGATAACCTGGACCGGCAGCACATTATTGGGAATGCTGATCAGCGTGACCTGAGTTCCGCCCCCTCCAACCGCCCCGGACACCAGTGCGCCGGCCTGCGCAGCGGCCCCCAGCGAACTTGCGACCGATGCCGAGACCCCATTGGCGGCGGGCTGGTTGCTCCACTTGAAAGCCGTTGCCGCAAGGATTTGCCCGTCGATCGACACCTTGCGCTCGATGGCAAACGATACCGACAGCGCACCGCCCAGATCGGCGCCAGCACGGATCTCGGTCAAACCGGCATGATCGATCCGCCCGGCCTCGGCAAGAATGATCCGGTCTCCGTCAGGAGCAGATGCCGGCAGGGCACTTTCGTTCAATACCCCCGGCATCGCTTGCGCAATCGGCACTTCCCCAGCCTCAACGGCCTCCGGCGGCACGTCTGCCCATGCGCAATGCGTCGTCAGGGCCAGGATGCAGAGTGTCGTCAGATGGACCCGGGTCGCTACGCGTTTCATAAGTCACCCCGCTGTGCCCTCAATCAACAGATCCCCGATCCCCGCGGTCTAGAAGCGGAAGTCGTTGGGCCCCGGTAGATTCACACTGAAATTGGCCAGATTCGGGGCAAAGACGCCGGACGCCACCGGCGCCTTGGTCACCCCCCCCCAATCGGCCGAGCTGTTGAAGCCTTTTTGCCCGGTGCTCTTGTGGGTGAGAATCAGGAAAGCGACCTGCCCCCACATCTTTTCGAAGGCCGGGCGGGTATACGACTTGATCCCGACCGCCGGATCTCCGACCAGAACCCACTGATCCGAAATACCCTTCACCACGACAAAATGGCGATAGCCGCCCAAGTCCAGCACCACGATCGCCGGCACGCCAATATCCGCCAGATCGTTCAACGAAATCTTGAAGCCGTTGGCCTCGAAACCCAGGCTTTCCACGTAGGTTTTCATATCGGCCATTGAAAACCCGTACTTCTGGATCAACCCCTGATTGCCATGTGCATACATGCCCTTGAAGACCTGAGCCTCGTCGGTCGAATGCGTATAGTGATAATTCAGCAAGGTCGCCAATGCGGCCGAACCGCAGCTGAAGTCGTATTTTTGCCGAACGGTATTGGTGAAGGCCTTTTCCTTGAAGGTCGTCACATTGATCTGATAGCTGTTGAACGGCCCGGTGGCCACTGAGATCGGCGCGCTCCAAGCCGCGTTGCCAACCATGGACAGCACGATGGCGGCAATTTTCATCCCCTGATTACGCATGCATCCTCCCGTACACGGCGCTACTGCACGGCGACATTCAAAATCGTCGAGTTCTGGATCATCACCGAATTGCCGGTGTTCTGGATGATGGTGCCGATGCCGTTCATCCCGGCCAGTGCGCCGGCGCCGATCGTGTTCGCACCGGACGCGACATGCTCGAGTGCGCTGATCACGCTGCCGGTCTGCGCCGCGATATTCGCGGTCGTCATGGTTTCCTTGATCTTGGTGCTGGCGACCCCCGCGGTTCCCTGCTGCGCGGACAAGTCATCCACCGCCGCCGAAGCCGCCGGCAGCACCAGACGATCGCCGATCTCCGGCAGGTCGACGGCGTGCACGACACCGGCGATACCCCACACCAGCGTCACCATGATTGCCTTCGTTGCTTTCATCACACCCCCCGCTCTGCACTGGCAGCACCTTCTGCACTACCGCACAATAATCCGACCGCGAGTATGCCATCCGGCCCGCCGCTAGCGCAGCGATTGCACATTGGCCCCGACACTGATCGATTGCTGGATCAGCGCGTTATTGCCGGTATTGGCCGACACCACGCCAAAGCCGTTGATATTGACGTTGTTGATCTCGGTATTGCCGGACGACATCACCGGCACAACCGGGCTAGGCCCGAGGAGTCCGGTCGATGCACTGACGGTACCGAGCTGATTGACATTGATCGCATTCGTATCGATGTCGATCCGGTTGTTTTCGATCATGGCCACCGGCTGTTCGGCAAATGCCCATGCCGAAACCAGCGCAAGACCGAATGCAATTCTGAGCATTGACCCCTCCCGTCCGCATTGCCCGCCGCATCGACGCATGCCGATGCGCAGTCAGGTTGGGGCAACCGGGATCCCGACTGCGAATCCCGGTCAGCCCGTCTCAACTCAGCAATCCCCGTTTACGGCAGGATGCTGGCGTTGATCTGCACATTGTTTTGTTGCTGTTGCAGCGAACCCAGACCGGCGTTGTTCTGCAAGGCACCGACACCGTTGACCGTCACACCGGCAATCGACGCCGCACCCGAGGTCAGCGACACGAACGACACGCCGGTGCCCGCACCGCCATCGGCGCCGCTGCCGGCGCCGGCACCGTTGCCACCGGCGCCACCGGTACCGAGGCCAACCCCTGCGCCGAACAGTGCACCAAGACCGACACCCACGCCTGCACCACCGTTGCCGCCGCTGCCGCCGTTTGCGTTGCTGTTGGCATCACCGCCACCGCTCCTGTTGCTCGAGCCCATCAACGGGAAGGCCAGCGCCAGACCGCCCTGGTCGGCATCGATCCGGTTCTTGTTGATGTTGGTGGTCGTGGTGGTCGTGGTCGTGTTGAACGAGTTGTACGCCTTGTTCGACGTATTGCCGACGTCCTTCCACGACGCAGCGGTGCCGCCGGTGGTTGCCGACACGCTGCCGTTCTTGGCCGAGCTGTTGGCCGAGTTGTCGCTGTTGGTCTTGGTCCTAGTGTCGATATCGATGTCGGTCGATGTCTTGGTGTAGGTCTTGGTGTAGGTCTTGGTAGACGTAGACGTCTTGTCGTGCGAATCGGTCTTCGTGTAGGTCTTGTTGTTCGAATTGGTGTTGGTGCGATCGTGCGAATCGTTCGAGATCGCCACGCTACCGTCATCCGCCGCCGCACTGTCGAACACCGGCACCTGTGCCGTGTTGTTCGAGTTGTTGTCGATAACGGCCCAAGCCGCAGACGTACCGAACGCCATGGTCAGACCGGCGATGATTGCTAGCTTCTTCATCACATTATCTCCTCAGACAAGTGATCCCTTACGGGAAGAGCGCGCCCAATCCAGCGGACGCAGTCTTGACATTGCAACAGCCATGCCAGCTTAGAAAATGTCGCCTAATGCATTGTATCAACAGGGTTTTTCGTAAAACCCACCGGCACCACGGCCGGATTTTCGCTAATGGCGCTGTCTCAGCCGTGAAACAGTGCATCGCCGGCGCCGCACGCGCCCCAGGCTCGAAACCCAGGCCCGGCCTTGCACCGCGCCGGATTCGGCAGCACCGGGCCAGGATGTTTCAAGATTGATACACCCTGGCTCCGAGCGACATCGACATTCCTGTGCAAGCACCAGATTAAGCGGTTCGGGCGCGTGGCGGGATGCGGACGATGCGGGTCCCGGCAACGCGGTCCTGCAGCAGCAGGCCGTCGCGATCGAACCACGCCCAGACGAACGGCGCCATCAGCCAGGCGCAGCTCATCCACGCCCAGGGCAGCCAGGCGCGATCGTGCCAGGCCAGCGCCCACAGCGGCGCACACGGCAGGTAGCAGATGGCCGCAGCGACAAAACGCATGACCAGTGCCGGCCACGGCGCCCGCCCACCCGCTGCGCCATCGAGCCGCAAGCGCCAGGTTTTCATCGCCAGCGTCTGGCCGCCGCGGCGCCAGCACAGCGTGAAATAGCCGAACACCGCAGTCACCAGCACCGCAAAATTCAGCGCCCGCAAGCCGGCACTGGCCGAAACCGCCGTCACCGGCGCGCCGGTCAGCAGCTGGAATCCGAGCTGATACAGCACCTGCACCAGCAGGACGACCGGGATCAACAGCAACAGCTCGTACCACCAGGCGAAGCAGCGTCGCCACCAGCCTGCCAGCGGCAAGGCATCGGTCTGCAGGGAAGAAAGGCTCAAGATCAGTGTCCGCGTCGAAGGGAGGCTGGCGCCGAGGCCACGGCGCTGGCGGAACGGCGTGCCTGAACCAGCCGTTCACGCTCGGCCGGCGGCAGGCTTTGCCATTTGCGATAGTTGTCACGCGCCTTGGCGCGCTGTTCGGGGGTCAGTCTGGCCCATTCGCCCAGGCGGGCCCGCAGGCGCGCCTGCTGTTCGGGCGGCAGCGCCGGGTACTGCTCGGCCAGCTTGGCCAGCCGGTCGCGCCGATGAGCCGGCATGCTCGCCCATTCCTGGGCATACGGCACCAGCAGCGATTGCGACTGCGGCGGCAGGCTCTGCCAGCTCGGTGCCGCCCAGGCTGGCAATGCCGTCAGAATCAGCAGCAGACTCAGCGCGATTTGGCGTGCCATGTATCGAAGTTTCCGTTGACGAGCATGTCCAGCGGAATCTCGTCGGTCATCAGTTGTTTGTCGAACGCATATTCGGCTTCGCGCTGATGCCAGTACCAGCCCGAACCGGCCAGCAGCGCCGCGCCCAGTGCGCCGGCAGCAATCACCGTCCGCGCATGGCCGTGTCCGGCCAGCCAGGCACCCGCCGACGTGATCCGGCCGCGCAGCGTACCGTGGCGGGCATGTGCCAGCGCATTCCGGCGGGCTTCGGCCAGGCGTTGCGCCGCTTTCGGCGACACCGGCGCATCGGCGAGCTGCCGGAGCAGCGATGCATCGCCACGCTTGTTGGAAGGACTGACAGACATGAGGGCACCCTCCATTCAATCGGCCTGCCACTGCACGCCGTGCTGGCCCAGCCAGGCGGCGAGCGCGTGCGTCGCACGCGAGCAGTGGGTCTTGACGCTGCCGTCCGAGCAGCCCATCACGGCGGCGGTCTCGGCCACGTCGAACTCTTCCCAGTAACGCAGCAGAAACGCTTCGCGTTGACGCGGCGGCAGCTTGGCGATCCCTTCCTCGATCAGCGCCATCACCCGCGCCTGATCGTGGATCGTTTCAGGGCTTGGCGAGGTCGGCTGATTCGGCAGCCAGTCGAGCGGATCGTTCGCGTCGGCATCCGCGTCGTCGGACTGGAAGCTCGACAGCAGCACCGTCCACCAGCTGCGGGTCTTCTGCCGCCGGTAATGGTCGCGGATCGCGTTCTGCAGGATGCGCTGGAACAGCAGCGGCAGTTCGGCCGGCGGCTTGCCGGCGTAGCGCTCGGTCAGCCGCAGCATCGCGTCCTGCACCAGATCGAGCGCGACATCCTCGTTCTGCGTCGCGAACATCGCCTGCCTGAAGGCGCGTTTTTCGACCTCGGCCAGGAAGGTGGCGAGTTCAGCCTGCGTCGCCAGAGCCCTCTCCTCGATACCGGGTTGAAAATCAGCGGCGATGCTAGCAAAGCACAGTTGACGAGGCCAGAAAAACTTGCCAAGGCAAGATCGATCCGCTAACGTCACACGTTCACCCAATCCAGATCAGCGTCGTTCGCCGAAGCGGCAATCGACGCACCGAATGGCACCGCCCGCGCAACACACCGCAGTCGTCCCCAACTCGGGCCACAAGCCCGATCGAAGGCGGCCCGCCCGGTAAAAGAACTCGGATTTGCGGCATGGCCGATTGTCGAGGACCACGGTACGACGCATACCTGCGCCGTCCCAGAACCGCTTGCACGCCAGCAAGCGATTCACCCGGTCCGAAGACTAAGCGTGTCAGCAAGTTCAACCCTGGATGGCAGGAGCTATCTAAAACATTTCACTTCGTTGTGAGGGTGATCCCATGGAAATCTCAGGCGCTGAGATCGTCACCCGCTGTCTGCAGGAAGAAGGCGTTGAATTCGTCTTCGGCTATCCGGGCGGCGCGGTTCTGGAAATCTACGACGCAATATTCAAGCAAGAACAATTCAAGCACGTGCTCGTCCGGCACGAGCAGGCCGCGGTGCACGCCGCCGACGCCTACTCGCGCTCGAGCGACAAGGTCGGCGTGGCGCTCGTCACTTCCGGCCCCGGTGCCACCAATGCCATCACCGGCATCGCCACCGCCTACATGGACTCGATCCCGATGGTCGTGCTGTCCGGCCAGGTCGGCACGCCGGTGATCGGTTCGGACGCGTTCCAGGAAGTCGACATGGTCGGCTGTTCGCGCCCGATCGTGAAACACAACTTCCTCGTGAAGGACGTGCGCGATCTCGCCGCCACCTTCAAGAAAGCGTTCTACATCGCCGCCACCGGTCGCCCGGGCCCGGTCGTCATCGACATTCCCAAGGACGTGACGCAGGCCAAGTGCGTGTTCGAGTACCCGAAGTCGGTGTCGATCCGCAGCTACAACCCGCCGACCAAGGGCCATCCGGGCCAGATCAAGAAGGCCGCCCAGTTGCTGAGCGAGGCCAAGCGCCCGTTCATCTACGTCGGCGGCGGCGCCGTTCAGGGCGGTGCCGGTGACCTCGTCACCGAACTGGTCAAGCACCTGAACGTGCCGTGCACCAACACGCTGATGGGCCTCGGTGCGCTCGACGGTACCGATCCGAACTTCGTCGGCATGCTCGGCATGCACGGCACCTACGAAGCCAACCTGGCAATGCAGTACTGCGACGTACTGATCGCGATCGGCGCACGCTTCGACGACCGCGTGATCTCGGTGCCGAGCCAGTTCCTGTCGAACCCGAAGAAGATCGTCCACATCGACGTCGACCCGAGCTCGATCGCCAAGCGCGTCAAGGTCGACGTGCCCATCGTCGGCGACGTCAAGCACGTGCTGACCGACCTGATCACGGTGCTGAAGGAAACCGGCCTCAAGCCGGGCGCCGACGCCCTCGCCGGCTGGTGGAAGCAAATCGACGAATGGCGCAAGCCGAACAGCCTGCTGTACACGCCGTCGACCGAGGTGATCAAGCCGCAGCACGTGATCGAAACGCTGTGGAACGTGACCAATGGCGAAGCCATCGTCACCTCCGACGTCGGCCAGCACCAGATGTGGGCGGCGCAGTACTACAAGTTCCGCCGGCCCAAGCAGTGGATCAACTCTGGCGGCCTCGGCACCATGGGCTTCGGCCTGCCGGCCGCGATGGGCGCGCAGCTCGCCAACCCGGATGCGCAGGTCGCCTGCGTCACCGGCGAAGGCTCGATCCAGATGAACATCCAGGAGCTGTCGACCTGCAAGCAGTACCACACGCCGGTGAAGGTGCTGAGCCTGAACAACCGCTACCTCGGCATGGTCCGCCAGTGGCAGGAGTTCTTCTACGGCACGCGCTACTCCGAGTCGTACATGGACGCGCTGCCCGATTTCGTCAAGGTTGCCGAGGCCTACGGCCACGTCGGCTTCAAGGTCGAGAACCCGGCCGACGTCGAGCCGGTGCTGAAGGAAGCCTTCGGCCCGTCGCTGAAGGAACGGCTGGTGTTCATCGACTTCCGCACCGACCAGACCGAGAACGTGTTCCCGATGATCCAGAACGGCAAGGGCCTGAACCAGATGGACCTGCCACCGCACATGCGCGGCATGCAGCAGGTGCCGTTCGACAACAACCGTGATTACGGCAATCTCGCCTAAGGAGGAACGAACATGCGACACATTCTTTCCATCCTGATCGAGAACGAAGCCGGCGCGCTGTCGCGCGTCACCGGGCTGTTTTCGGCGCGCGGCTACAACATCGACTCGCTGACGGTGCAAACCACCGAAGACGCGACGCTCTCGCGCATGACGATCGTCACCCACGGTTCCGATGACGTGATCGAGCAGATCACCAAGCAGCTCAACAAGCTGATCGAAGTGGTCAAGGTGATCGACCTGAACGAGGCCGAGCACATCGAGCGCGAGCTGATGCTGATCAAGGTGCGCGCGACCGGCAAGGACCGCGACGAGATGAAGCGGATGGCGGAAATCTTCCGCGGCCGCATCATCGACGTCACCGAAAAGAGCTACACGATCGAACTGACCGGTGCCGGCGACAAGCTCGACGCCTTCATCAAGGCGATCGACCCGGCGGTGATCCTCGAAACCGTGCGTACCGGTGCCTCGGGCATCGGTCGCGGTGAACGCATTCTGAAAGTCTGAACACCGGCCAGCGCACGCGGTCCGGACTGCGTGCCTTGCCCGCCCCCATTTCAATAGGAGTTAATCTCATGGCACTGAACGTTTTCTACGACAAAGATTGTGACATCTCGATCATCCGCGGCAAGAAGGTCGCGATCATCGGCTACGGCTCGCAAGGCCACGCCCACGCCTGCAACCTGAAGGATTCGGGCGTCGACGTCACCGTCGGCCTGCGCGCTGGTTCGGCCACCGTCAAGAAAGCCGAAGCCCACGGCCTGAAGGTCACCGACGTGAAGACCGCCGTTGCCGGCGCCGACGTGGTGATGATCCTGACCCCGGACGAATTCCAGTCGCAGCTGTACAAGAACGAGATCGAGCCGAACATCAAGCAGGGCGCCACGCTGGCGTTCGCACACGGCTTCGCGATCCACTACAACCAGGTCGTGCCGCGCAAGGATCTGGACGTGATCATGGTTGCACCGAAGGCCCCGGGCCACACCGTGCGCTCCGAGTTCGTCCGTGGCGGCGGCGTACCCGACCTGGTCGCGATCTTCCAGGACGCATCGGGCAAGGCCAAGCAGACCGCCCTGTCGTACGCTTCGGGCGTGGGCGGCGGCCGGACCGGCATCATCGAAACCACCTTCAAGGACGAGACCGAAACCGACCTGTTCGGCGAACAGGCCGTGCTGTGCGGTGGCGCCGTCGAGCTGGTGAAGATGGGTTACGAAACCCTGGTCGAAGCCGGCTACGAGCCGGAAATGGCCTACTTCGAGTGCCTGCACGAGCTGAAGCTGATCGTCGACCTGATGTTCGAAGGCGGCATCGCCAACATGAACTACTCGATCTCGAACAACGCCGAGTATGGCGAGTACGTGACCGGCCCGAAGGTGATCAACGAAGAATCGCGCAAGGCCATGCGCCAGGCGCTGAAGAACATCCAGACCGGCGAGTACGCCAAGCAGTTCATCCTGGAAGGCCAGACCAACTACGCGTCGATGACCGCTGCCCGTCGCAACAACGCGGCGCACGGCATCGAAGTCGTCGGCGCCAAGCTGCGCGCGATGATGCCGTGGATCCAGGCCAACAAGATCGTCGACCAGTCGAAGAACTGATCCGGATTCGACGCATCACCCGAAACGGCCAGCATTCGCTGGCCGGTTTTTTATGTCCGGAGCCCCCGCATGTATCCGCAGCTCGACACCCCGCGCCTGTCGCTCGGCGCGTTCAATCCCGAGGATGCGTCGCGGGTACAGTCGCTCGCCGGCATGTTCGAGGTCGCCGATACCACCGCCTCGATCCCGCATCCCTACCCGGACGGTGCCGCCGCAGCATGGATCGCCCAGCATCCGACGTTCTGGCGCGCCGGGCTTGCGCTGCCGCTGGCCATCCGCCGGCGCGACGACGGGCTGCTGCTCGGCGCCATCGGCTTGCAAAGCCTCGATAGCGTCCCCGAGCTCGGTTTCTGGCTGGGTCTGCCGTTCTGGGGTCGGGGCTATGCGACCGAGGCCGCACTCGCCCTGTGCGATTTCGCCTTCGCCAGTCTGCCGATCAACCAGCTCGTCGGGCGCCATCTGGAGCGCAATCCGGCGTCCGGCCGCGTGCAGCGGAAACTCGGCATGGACCGCGTCGGCGAATCCCATGCTGTCGTTTGCGGTCGGCATCATGAAGTGGTCATCCATTACCAGATCGAGCGAGCAACATGGCAAACGCTTCACCAAACTGACGACAAGCCGACCATAACAGTTCGGCAATGAAACGGGCATAACACCCTCGGGAAATCACCAATGTCGGGGCTGCTGGCACGGGCATAGAGTCCGCCGATCCCTCCCCGGACCGTCCCGCTGCGCCCGCCTACCCGGCGGAGCATCGCCCCCCGGTCCAGCTGACCCTATCGGGTTTCTGCCAAGTGATCCCGTCCACCGGGCCACGGCCCGCGGCCGTCGCCCTTGCAGAAGTCGCCCCGTCATGAGTCTTTTCCGTACAAAAAACATCGATGCACTGATCGCATCCACCGCCGGCAGCACCGGCGGCCTCAAGCGCGTGCTCGGCCCGCTCGACCTCGTCCTGATGGGTATCGGCGCCATCATCGGCACCGGCATCTTCGTGCTCACCGGCACCGGAGCACTGACCGCCGGCCCGGCGCTGACCCTGTCCTTCGTCGTCGCGGCGATGGCCTGCGGCTTTGCCGCACTGTGCTACGCCGAATTCGCCTCG
This window of the Jeongeupia sp. USM3 genome carries:
- a CDS encoding C39 family peptidase, encoding MRNQGMKIAAIVLSMVGNAAWSAPISVATGPFNSYQINVTTFKEKAFTNTVRQKYDFSCGSAALATLLNYHYTHSTDEAQVFKGMYAHGNQGLIQKYGFSMADMKTYVESLGFEANGFKISLNDLADIGVPAIVVLDLGGYRHFVVVKGISDQWVLVGDPAVGIKSYTRPAFEKMWGQVAFLILTHKSTGQKGFNSSADWGGVTKAPVASGVFAPNLANFSVNLPGPNDFRF
- a CDS encoding RDD family protein is translated as MSLSSLQTDALPLAGWWRRCFAWWYELLLLIPVVLLVQVLYQLGFQLLTGAPVTAVSASAGLRALNFAVLVTAVFGYFTLCWRRGGQTLAMKTWRLRLDGAAGGRAPWPALVMRFVAAAICYLPCAPLWALAWHDRAWLPWAWMSCAWLMAPFVWAWFDRDGLLLQDRVAGTRIVRIPPRARTA
- a CDS encoding DUF3106 domain-containing protein, with product MARQIALSLLLILTALPAWAAPSWQSLPPQSQSLLVPYAQEWASMPAHRRDRLAKLAEQYPALPPEQQARLRARLGEWARLTPEQRAKARDNYRKWQSLPPAERERLVQARRSASAVASAPASLRRGH
- a CDS encoding DUF3619 family protein; the encoded protein is MSVSPSNKRGDASLLRQLADAPVSPKAAQRLAEARRNALAHARHGTLRGRITSAGAWLAGHGHARTVIAAGALGAALLAGSGWYWHQREAEYAFDKQLMTDEIPLDMLVNGNFDTWHAKSR
- a CDS encoding RNA polymerase sigma factor, which codes for MCFASIAADFQPGIEERALATQAELATFLAEVEKRAFRQAMFATQNEDVALDLVQDAMLRLTERYAGKPPAELPLLFQRILQNAIRDHYRRQKTRSWWTVLLSSFQSDDADADANDPLDWLPNQPTSPSPETIHDQARVMALIEEGIAKLPPRQREAFLLRYWEEFDVAETAAVMGCSDGSVKTHCSRATHALAAWLGQHGVQWQAD
- the ilvB gene encoding biosynthetic-type acetolactate synthase large subunit, whose amino-acid sequence is MEISGAEIVTRCLQEEGVEFVFGYPGGAVLEIYDAIFKQEQFKHVLVRHEQAAVHAADAYSRSSDKVGVALVTSGPGATNAITGIATAYMDSIPMVVLSGQVGTPVIGSDAFQEVDMVGCSRPIVKHNFLVKDVRDLAATFKKAFYIAATGRPGPVVIDIPKDVTQAKCVFEYPKSVSIRSYNPPTKGHPGQIKKAAQLLSEAKRPFIYVGGGAVQGGAGDLVTELVKHLNVPCTNTLMGLGALDGTDPNFVGMLGMHGTYEANLAMQYCDVLIAIGARFDDRVISVPSQFLSNPKKIVHIDVDPSSIAKRVKVDVPIVGDVKHVLTDLITVLKETGLKPGADALAGWWKQIDEWRKPNSLLYTPSTEVIKPQHVIETLWNVTNGEAIVTSDVGQHQMWAAQYYKFRRPKQWINSGGLGTMGFGLPAAMGAQLANPDAQVACVTGEGSIQMNIQELSTCKQYHTPVKVLSLNNRYLGMVRQWQEFFYGTRYSESYMDALPDFVKVAEAYGHVGFKVENPADVEPVLKEAFGPSLKERLVFIDFRTDQTENVFPMIQNGKGLNQMDLPPHMRGMQQVPFDNNRDYGNLA
- the ilvN gene encoding acetolactate synthase small subunit gives rise to the protein MRHILSILIENEAGALSRVTGLFSARGYNIDSLTVQTTEDATLSRMTIVTHGSDDVIEQITKQLNKLIEVVKVIDLNEAEHIERELMLIKVRATGKDRDEMKRMAEIFRGRIIDVTEKSYTIELTGAGDKLDAFIKAIDPAVILETVRTGASGIGRGERILKV
- the ilvC gene encoding ketol-acid reductoisomerase; translation: MNVFYDKDCDISIIRGKKVAIIGYGSQGHAHACNLKDSGVDVTVGLRAGSATVKKAEAHGLKVTDVKTAVAGADVVMILTPDEFQSQLYKNEIEPNIKQGATLAFAHGFAIHYNQVVPRKDLDVIMVAPKAPGHTVRSEFVRGGGVPDLVAIFQDASGKAKQTALSYASGVGGGRTGIIETTFKDETETDLFGEQAVLCGGAVELVKMGYETLVEAGYEPEMAYFECLHELKLIVDLMFEGGIANMNYSISNNAEYGEYVTGPKVINEESRKAMRQALKNIQTGEYAKQFILEGQTNYASMTAARRNNAAHGIEVVGAKLRAMMPWIQANKIVDQSKN
- a CDS encoding GNAT family N-acetyltransferase, producing MYPQLDTPRLSLGAFNPEDASRVQSLAGMFEVADTTASIPHPYPDGAAAAWIAQHPTFWRAGLALPLAIRRRDDGLLLGAIGLQSLDSVPELGFWLGLPFWGRGYATEAALALCDFAFASLPINQLVGRHLERNPASGRVQRKLGMDRVGESHAVVCGRHHEVVIHYQIERATWQTLHQTDDKPTITVRQ